The Thermodesulfatator atlanticus DSM 21156 genome contains a region encoding:
- the lexA gene encoding transcriptional repressor LexA, translating to MPKLSESEKIALEFIEEYLSKNGYPPSFREIAEACGFSSKSSVHKLLRRLEAKGFVELVPGEARGIRLLRPAKGIPVLGKIPAGEPLIPYEDLEEVVPIDPSFFGGGRLFMVRVRGDSMKDAGILPGDLVVIRPQEEAFSGDIVAALIYEPEPYVTLKRLKISQGRIELHPENPVYEPMIFSKEEVENGKLKILGVKVGLLRKG from the coding sequence ATGCCAAAGCTTAGCGAATCCGAAAAAATAGCCCTTGAGTTTATAGAGGAATACCTCTCTAAAAACGGCTACCCTCCCTCTTTTAGGGAAATAGCTGAAGCCTGCGGCTTTTCTTCAAAAAGCTCCGTTCACAAACTCTTAAGAAGGCTTGAGGCCAAAGGATTCGTCGAACTTGTCCCTGGAGAAGCTCGCGGGATCAGGCTTCTAAGACCTGCAAAAGGGATCCCTGTGCTGGGAAAAATCCCGGCCGGCGAACCCCTGATACCATACGAAGACCTTGAAGAAGTCGTTCCCATTGATCCCTCGTTTTTTGGAGGAGGCAGGCTTTTTATGGTACGAGTCAGAGGAGATTCCATGAAAGATGCCGGAATCCTTCCTGGAGACCTGGTGGTCATCCGTCCGCAGGAGGAAGCCTTTTCAGGAGATATTGTAGCTGCCCTTATTTATGAACCAGAACCTTATGTCACCTTGAAAAGGCTAAAGATATCTCAAGGCCGCATAGAACTTCACCCTGAAAATCCAGTTTATGAACCAATGATCTTTTCCAAAGAAGAAGTTGAAAACGGCAAACTGAAAATCCTGGGGGTTAAGGTAGGTCTTTTGAGGAAAGGCTAG